The following proteins come from a genomic window of Macrobrachium rosenbergii isolate ZJJX-2024 chromosome 37, ASM4041242v1, whole genome shotgun sequence:
- the LOC136825219 gene encoding uncharacterized protein, translating to MGWVETFHRSLKASFMARCTSKNWKYQLPWVLLGLRTAPRANGDPSSGEKVYGETLVVPGELIAEDRDGIAMQRLCDRVGNLPPCQRTYTDRTSPFMPPWLSSTTHVFVRDNAVQPPLTRPYRGPFLVLERNIKAFWVAIHGREDWVSIDPLKPAFLEEDVVGGSQSFPQEIATPGQPHVQENVMGVHGKP from the coding sequence atgggaTGGGTGGAAacgttccacaggtccctgaaggcgtccttcatggctcgttgcacctccaagaattggaagtaccagctgccctgggtcctcctcggattgagaaccgcccccagagccaatggcgacccctcctcagGAGAAAAAGTATatggggagaccctggtagtcccaggggaactcatTGCAGAAGACAGGGATGGCATAGCAATGCAGAGGCTCTGTGACAGGGTTGGGAACCTCcccccctgccagaggacatacaccgacaggacgtcccccttcatgcctccctggctgtcctccaccacccacgtcttcgtcagggacaacGCAGTGcagccacccttaaccaggccctacagaggacctttccttgtgctcgAGAGGAATATAAAGGCATTCTGGGTAGCCATCCACGGAAgggaagactgggtatcgatagACCCCCTCAAGCCCGCCTTCCTGGAGGAGGATGTCGTGGGCGGTTCCCAAAGCTTCCCGCAGGAGATAGCAACCCCTGGCCAGCCCCATGTGCAGGAAAACGTCATGGGCGTCCACGGAAAACCCTGA